The following proteins are encoded in a genomic region of Vulpes vulpes isolate BD-2025 chromosome X, VulVul3, whole genome shotgun sequence:
- the GPR101 gene encoding probable G-protein coupled receptor 101, with the protein MTSTCPNNTRESNSSHTCMPLSKMPISLAHGIIRSSVLLVFLTASFVGNIVLALVLQRKPQLLQVTNRFIFNLLVTDLLQISLVAPWVVATSVPLFWPLNSHFCTALVSLTHLFAFASVNTIVVVSVDRYLSIIHPLSYPAKMTPRRGYMLLYGTWIVAILQSTPPLYGWGQAAFDQRNALCSMIWGASPSYTILSVVSFIIIPLVVMIACYSVVFGAARRQHALLYNVKSHSLEVRAKDRVENEVEEGERKDAFHGQDRGEVKAKEGSVEAETGSMHAQNGSMDSSAGSAAAKGSKEVGESSLVLGKGSVEGKDEGTGPASSRKADKGRVEVSQCNIDLGEDDVEFGEDDINFSEDDIEAVNIPESLPPSRRNSTSDPPLPRCYQCKAAKVIFLIIFSYVLSLGPYCFLAVLAVWVDVQTKVPQWVITIIIWLFFLQCCIHPYIYGYMHKTIKKEIQDMLKKFFCKEKPPKEDSHPDLPGTEAGTEGGTGGKIVPSHDSATSP; encoded by the coding sequence ATGACATCCACCTGCCCCAATAACACCCGGGAGAGCAACAGCAGCCACACGTGCATGCCCCTTTCCAAAATGCCCATCAGCCTGGCTCACGGCATCATCCGCTCGAGCGTGCTGCTCGTCTTCCTCACCGCCTCCTTCGTCGGCAACATTGTGCTGGCGCTCGTGTTGCAGCGCAAGCCGCAGCTGCTGCAGGTCACCAACCGCTTCATCTTTAACCTCCTCGTCACTGACCTGCTGCAGATTTCACTCGTGGCCCCCTGGGTGGTGGCCACTTCCGTGCCTCTCTTCTGGCCCCTCAACAGCCACTTCTGTACAGCCCTGGTGAGCCTTACTCACCTGTTCGCCTTTGCCAGCGTCAACACCATCGTGGTGGTATCCGTGGATCGCTACCTGTCCATCATCCACCCTCTCTCCTACCCGGCTAAGATGACCCCGCGCCGGGGTTACATGCTCCTCTACGGAACCTGGATAGTGGCCATCCTGCAGAGCACCCCCCCACTTTACGGTTGGGGCCAGGCTGCCTTCGACCAGCGCAATGCCCTCTGCTCCATGATCTGGGGGGCCAGCCCCAGCTACACCATCCTCAGCGTCGTGTCCTTCATCATCATTCCACTGGTTGTCATGATTGCCTGCTACTCCGTGGTGTTTGGTGCAGCGCGGCGGCAGCATGCTCTGCTGTACAACGTCAAGAGCCACAGCCTGGAGGTTCGAGCCAAGGACCGTGTGGAGAATGAGgttgaagagggagagaggaaggatgcgTTCCATGGCCAGGACAGAGGTGAGGTCAAGGCCAAGGAGGGCAGcgtggaggcagagacaggcagcaTGCATGCCCAGAACGGGAGCATGGACAGCAGTGCTGGTAGTGCAGCGGCCAAGGGCAGCAAGGAGGTTGGAGAGAGCAGCTTGGTGTTGGGCAAAGGCAGCGTGGAGGGCAAGGACGAAGGCACCGGACCTGCCAGCAGCAGGAAGGCAGACAAGGGCCGCGTCGAGGTCAGCCAGTGCAACATTGACTTAGGTGAAGATGATGTGGAGTTTGGTGAGGATGACATCAATTTCAGTGAGGATGACATCGAGGCAGTGAACATTCCAGAAAGTCTCCCGCCCAGCCGGCGGAACAGCACCAGCGACCCTCCTCTGCCCAGGTGTTATCAGTGCAAAGCGGCGAAAGTGATCTTCCTCATCATTTTCTCCTACGTGCTGTCTCTGGGGCCCTACTGCTTTCTAGCAGTTCTGGCCGTGTGGGTGGATGTCCAAACAAAAGTACCCCAGTGGGTAATCACCATAATAATCTGGCTTTTTTTCCTGCAGTGCTGCATCCACCCCTACATCTATGGCTACATGCACAAGACCATCAAGAAGGAAATCCAGGATATGCTAAAGAAGTTCTTCTGCAAGGAAAAGCCCCCCAAAGAAGACAGCCACCCCGACCTGCCCGGAACAGAAGCAGGTACAGAGGGTGGGACTGGAGGCAAGATTGTCCCCTCTCATGATTCTGCCACTTCGCCTTGA